In Methanothermococcus thermolithotrophicus DSM 2095, one DNA window encodes the following:
- the larB gene encoding nickel pincer cofactor biosynthesis protein LarB yields MKGSMEIKKILNDLINCNITIDEAETLLKIHQIEKIERKIKIDINRELRTGIPEVVYARNKDFEDIILTLKEIVEKNGIGFATKLKHRDILKLKEEKNDIIKTYDLYNFEIILNEKAKAVVFKRKDFKNVIYGKIGILAAGTSDINIAEEAKITAEVMGCEVIYSYDVGVAGIHRLFDPLKNMIENKVSCIIVIAGMEGALPSVVAGLVDIPVIGVPVSVGYGVGEGGKAALYSMLNSCAPGLSVVNINNGFGAACFATLIVKQIYKSKK; encoded by the coding sequence ATGAAAGGATCAATGGAGATAAAGAAAATATTAAATGATTTAATAAATTGTAATATAACAATTGATGAAGCTGAAACTCTTCTAAAAATACACCAAATTGAAAAAATTGAAAGGAAGATAAAAATAGATATTAATAGGGAGTTAAGGACAGGTATTCCAGAGGTTGTTTATGCCAGAAATAAAGACTTTGAGGATATAATTTTAACGTTAAAGGAGATTGTAGAAAAAAATGGCATAGGGTTTGCCACAAAATTAAAACATAGAGATATTTTAAAACTAAAAGAAGAGAAAAATGATATAATAAAAACATATGATCTTTATAATTTTGAAATAATACTAAATGAAAAGGCAAAAGCAGTAGTTTTTAAAAGAAAAGATTTTAAAAATGTTATTTATGGGAAAATAGGTATTTTGGCAGCTGGAACAAGTGATATAAACATTGCAGAGGAGGCAAAAATCACAGCAGAGGTAATGGGATGTGAGGTTATTTACTCATATGATGTAGGGGTTGCAGGAATACACAGGTTGTTTGATCCCCTAAAAAACATGATTGAAAATAAAGTATCCTGCATTATTGTGATTGCTGGAATGGAGGGGGCATTACCATCTGTGGTGGCAGGTTTAGTAGATATTCCAGTAATAGGTGTTCCAGTATCCGTAGGGTACGGAGTAGGGGAAGGGGGAAAAGCAGCCCTATACTCTATGCTTAACTCCTGTGCTCCCGGGCTGAGTGTTGTAAATATAAACAATGGGTTTGGTGCAGCATGTTTTGCTACTTTAATAGTGAAACAGATTTATAAATCAAAAAAATAA
- a CDS encoding substrate-binding domain-containing protein, with amino-acid sequence MKKLVICMVSLLFIGMMAGCVDSGTSAGTVDESGKINTNVNTNTNVNTQSEKPSVLTLSITTSVYATGLAEAISEKFKEKFNTEVRFIPKGTGGAILDAKSGASDAIIVHAVGSEEKFMNEGYGVNRKVFAYNFFIIVGPENDPAGIKGLEPQKALQKIVEAGRAGKAIWVTRDDNSGTNKKEIKLWAAAGYDYEELKKEGWMRSTGQGMGDTLKYTTSEDVRGYTLSDTGTYLKYKKEGLIDLEKLVDKGEELTNVYAIILINPEKIEGKDFERASKLAEWLVSDEGQEFIGNYGKDEFGVSLFSPAVPVLTNKEAPIYQWIAKYGFIKEGNKYTECPTKFRYNTNWNFFEFDSAEITG; translated from the coding sequence ATGAAAAAGCTCGTCATATGTATGGTATCACTGCTATTTATCGGTATGATGGCAGGATGTGTAGATTCAGGTACATCTGCAGGTACGGTCGATGAATCAGGTAAAATAAATACTAATGTCAATACTAATACTAATGTCAATACACAATCAGAAAAGCCAAGTGTATTAACACTGTCTATTACAACAAGTGTTTATGCTACGGGGTTGGCAGAAGCGATTTCTGAAAAATTCAAAGAAAAATTTAACACTGAAGTTAGGTTCATTCCAAAGGGAACCGGTGGAGCAATATTGGATGCTAAAAGTGGAGCATCTGATGCTATAATTGTTCATGCAGTAGGTTCAGAAGAAAAATTCATGAATGAAGGATATGGAGTAAATAGAAAGGTATTTGCGTACAATTTCTTCATAATTGTAGGTCCAGAAAATGACCCTGCGGGTATAAAAGGGTTAGAACCTCAAAAAGCATTACAAAAAATAGTTGAAGCAGGAAGGGCAGGAAAGGCAATATGGGTTACAAGAGATGACAACTCAGGAACTAACAAAAAAGAGATTAAATTATGGGCCGCTGCAGGTTATGACTACGAAGAACTTAAAAAAGAAGGATGGATGAGAAGCACAGGTCAAGGTATGGGTGACACCTTAAAATATACTACCTCAGAGGACGTGAGGGGTTATACCCTTAGTGATACTGGAACATATTTAAAATACAAAAAAGAAGGATTAATAGATCTTGAAAAATTGGTTGATAAGGGAGAGGAATTAACAAATGTTTATGCCATAATATTGATTAATCCAGAAAAAATAGAAGGTAAGGATTTCGAAAGAGCTTCAAAATTAGCAGAATGGCTCGTATCTGATGAAGGACAGGAATTTATCGGAAATTATGGTAAAGACGAATTTGGAGTATCTTTATTTAGTCCAGCAGTTCCAGTTCTCACCAATAAAGAAGCACCAATATACCAGTGGATTGCAAAGTATGGATTTATAAAAGAAGGTAATAAATATACCGAATGTCCAACAAAATTCAGATACAATACAAACTGGAATTTCTTTGAATTTGATTCAGCTGAAATAACGGGCTAA
- a CDS encoding phosphate ABC transporter ATP-binding protein encodes MGEYIELRNITKRYGKRRVLDDINLNIKKGEIFCIMGHSGAGKTTLLKILALINKPDSGKCLIDGKEVKWDMEFRRRITMVFQNPVMFNSTVYNNIAYGLKVRKYPKEEIKKRVEDVLEHIGLLSYKDRRAKSLSGGEKQRVALARALVIEPEVLLMDEPTANLDPSNSILIENIVKDTVKKYNTTIVLATHNLFQVKRLSDSTAHMYNGKIIEVGDTKKIFSNPKHELTKKFINGEMFY; translated from the coding sequence ATGGGAGAATATATTGAGTTAAGGAATATCACAAAAAGATACGGCAAAAGAAGAGTTCTCGATGATATTAATTTAAACATTAAAAAAGGAGAAATCTTTTGTATAATGGGACACAGTGGTGCAGGAAAAACCACCTTACTTAAAATCTTGGCACTTATTAATAAACCCGATTCTGGAAAGTGCCTCATAGATGGTAAAGAGGTTAAATGGGATATGGAATTTAGAAGAAGAATTACTATGGTATTTCAAAATCCCGTCATGTTTAATTCAACAGTCTATAATAACATAGCATACGGACTTAAAGTTAGAAAGTACCCCAAGGAAGAGATTAAAAAAAGAGTGGAGGATGTTCTAGAACATATAGGTTTATTGAGTTATAAAGATAGAAGGGCAAAATCACTCTCAGGAGGGGAAAAACAACGGGTGGCACTGGCAAGAGCTCTGGTTATTGAACCTGAAGTTTTATTAATGGATGAACCTACTGCAAACTTGGATCCCAGCAACTCCATATTAATTGAAAATATTGTAAAAGACACTGTCAAAAAATATAATACTACAATTGTTTTGGCAACTCACAACCTCTTTCAGGTGAAACGATTATCGGATAGCACAGCTCATATGTATAACGGGAAAATCATCGAAGTTGGAGATACTAAAAAAATATTTTCTAATCCAAAACATGAATTAACGAAAAAATTTATAAATGGGGAAATGTTCTACTAA
- a CDS encoding ABC transporter permease, whose translation MFEYLIKGFMDALVLIQDDYVLEIAWRSIKISGSATLLSISWSLPISIFIAFKKFKGRFFIKNFINSFMGIPTVIWGLMLYLLFVPKGPLGFLDLLYFESGISIGQALLITPIVMSIIIDSFESVEKNIKELCLTLGASEIQTTIQIIKEIWGWIILATITGFNRAISELGIALMIGGNIYVSGGYYNTRVLTTAIQMHTVRADISTAIALGIILMSIIIIVNLISNLIRRKWY comes from the coding sequence ATGTTCGAGTACTTAATAAAAGGATTCATGGATGCGCTAGTGCTTATACAAGACGATTACGTCTTGGAAATAGCATGGAGATCCATAAAAATCTCAGGTAGTGCCACTTTATTATCTATATCGTGGTCACTACCCATTTCTATTTTTATTGCGTTTAAGAAATTTAAAGGAAGATTTTTTATAAAAAATTTTATAAATTCGTTTATGGGAATTCCTACTGTGATATGGGGGCTTATGCTCTATCTTCTTTTTGTGCCGAAGGGACCATTGGGCTTTCTCGATTTGCTGTATTTTGAAAGTGGAATAAGTATAGGGCAGGCCCTTCTTATTACTCCAATAGTTATGAGCATAATTATTGACTCTTTTGAATCTGTTGAGAAAAATATTAAAGAGTTATGTCTGACACTTGGTGCAAGTGAGATTCAAACTACCATTCAAATTATTAAAGAAATCTGGGGATGGATTATACTAGCGACCATTACAGGATTCAATAGGGCAATATCTGAATTAGGTATAGCTTTGATGATAGGTGGAAATATATACGTAAGTGGAGGGTATTACAACACAAGAGTTTTGACAACTGCAATACAGATGCACACTGTTAGGGCAGATATTAGCACTGCAATAGCCCTTGGAATAATTTTAATGAGCATAATTATTATCGTTAATTTGATATCCAATTTAATAAGAAGAAAGTGGTATTAA
- a CDS encoding formylmethanofuran dehydrogenase subunit B → MEVIKDVVCPFCGCVCDDGEVIVDGGHITGTKNLCRIGHAKFMHPTHGQRHLTPMMRDDKGELKKVDIDTAIEESARILAEASWPLLYGWSATLCETQQKGVELTELVGGVIDNTATIUHGPSLLAVQNRGYPVCTLDETKNYADLIIYWGCNPMHAHPRHASRYSIYARGFFRERGKRDRTIVVVDPRKTDTAKMADIHIQPYPGTDYLIVSALRMILNGVEPQQDVIAGVPKETLYEVFDAIGRHQFAMLFFGMGLTMTKGKNRNIDPAITLISDLNKHLKAVLQPMRGHYNVAGFNIVAAYETGYPFCVDFSKGYPRYNPGETSAIDMLIKEHADAMLVCGADPGHSFPNKALEHVANIPVININPAITPTDPLSDIIIPCAFSGVEAEGTCYRMDCVAIRVKKILDPPEGILTDKEILERMIKNIKKMI, encoded by the coding sequence ATGGAGGTAATTAAAGATGTTGTATGTCCATTTTGTGGGTGCGTATGTGATGATGGAGAGGTTATAGTAGATGGTGGACATATAACTGGAACAAAAAACCTGTGTAGAATTGGCCATGCAAAATTTATGCACCCTACACATGGACAAAGACATTTAACCCCAATGATGCGGGATGATAAGGGAGAATTAAAAAAGGTAGATATCGATACTGCAATAGAAGAATCTGCAAGGATACTTGCAGAGGCAAGCTGGCCACTGCTTTATGGGTGGAGTGCCACACTATGCGAAACCCAGCAAAAAGGTGTTGAGCTGACAGAGCTCGTAGGAGGAGTAATAGATAATACCGCAACAATATGACATGGTCCATCACTTTTAGCAGTTCAGAATAGAGGATATCCAGTTTGTACATTAGATGAAACAAAAAACTATGCTGATTTAATAATATATTGGGGATGCAATCCAATGCATGCCCATCCAAGGCATGCAAGTAGGTATTCCATATATGCCAGAGGATTTTTTAGAGAAAGAGGAAAACGGGATAGAACAATAGTTGTTGTGGACCCGAGAAAAACCGACACTGCAAAAATGGCAGACATCCATATACAACCATATCCTGGGACAGATTACCTTATTGTAAGTGCTTTAAGAATGATACTAAATGGTGTAGAACCACAACAGGACGTAATTGCAGGAGTTCCAAAAGAAACTCTTTATGAAGTATTTGACGCCATAGGAAGGCACCAGTTCGCCATGCTTTTCTTTGGCATGGGGCTTACGATGACCAAGGGTAAAAATAGAAATATCGACCCTGCAATAACTTTGATATCTGATTTAAATAAGCATTTGAAGGCAGTTCTTCAGCCTATGAGGGGACACTACAATGTTGCAGGATTTAACATTGTGGCAGCATATGAAACCGGATATCCATTTTGCGTGGATTTCTCAAAAGGATATCCAAGATACAATCCCGGGGAAACTTCTGCAATAGATATGCTTATAAAAGAACATGCAGATGCAATGCTTGTTTGTGGTGCTGACCCAGGACATTCATTCCCAAATAAAGCACTTGAACATGTGGCAAACATACCCGTTATCAACATAAATCCTGCAATTACTCCAACTGACCCACTATCTGATATAATAATACCATGTGCGTTTAGTGGCGTGGAAGCTGAGGGAACATGTTATAGAATGGATTGTGTAGCAATAAGGGTGAAAAAGATTTTAGACCCTCCTGAAGGTATTTTAACAGACAAGGAGATACTTGAGAGAATGATTAAGAATATTAAGAAAATGATATAA